The proteins below come from a single Roseiflexus sp. RS-1 genomic window:
- a CDS encoding putative DNA modification/repair radical SAM protein — MDLDDKLAILSPAARFDACDRFLGKRRATPRTVLWDDRAVAADTDNAGRALPVFRLLLSNRCEWNCAYCPLRSGNDIPRAALTPDELARVFLPRVERGAVQGLLLSTGVDGNPAVATGRMLDAVEMLRTRYGYSGYVHLKLLPGAPAAEIERAARLANRISLNLEAPTAAHLARISPERDWLRDLIAPLALARDWSRTGAIGAGLATQFVVGAAGESDRDLLVTTTWLYRDLALRRVYFGAFRPVTGTPLESRPPTPFVREQRLREADWLLRRYGFEQQELPYDPDGNLPLHLDPKLAWALAHPERFPVELNRADRDELLRVPGLGPVSVARILRLRREGRFRYPDHLAALGGALARARDFITLDGRFFGRNERDRLRHYARRSPIAEQLTLW; from the coding sequence TTGATGCGTGTGATCGCTTCCTGGGGAAGCGGCGCGCCACGCCGCGCACGGTGCTGTGGGACGATCGTGCAGTTGCTGCCGATACCGACAACGCGGGGCGTGCGCTGCCAGTCTTCCGCCTGTTGCTGAGCAATCGCTGCGAATGGAATTGCGCCTACTGTCCGCTGCGCTCCGGAAACGACATACCACGCGCGGCGCTGACGCCCGATGAACTGGCGCGCGTCTTTCTTCCCCGCGTCGAACGTGGTGCAGTGCAGGGGTTGCTCCTCTCCACCGGCGTCGATGGCAATCCGGCGGTTGCGACCGGTCGGATGCTCGATGCTGTCGAGATGCTGCGCACGCGCTACGGCTACAGCGGGTATGTGCATCTGAAACTGCTGCCCGGCGCGCCAGCCGCTGAAATCGAGCGTGCTGCGCGCCTTGCCAACCGCATCAGTCTCAACCTGGAAGCGCCGACTGCGGCGCATCTGGCGCGTATTTCGCCCGAACGCGACTGGCTGCGCGACCTGATCGCACCGCTGGCGCTGGCGCGTGACTGGAGTCGAACGGGCGCGATCGGTGCAGGGCTTGCGACGCAGTTCGTTGTGGGTGCAGCCGGAGAGAGCGACCGCGATCTGCTGGTGACGACCACCTGGCTCTACCGCGACCTGGCGCTGCGTCGGGTCTATTTTGGCGCATTCCGACCGGTGACCGGCACACCGCTGGAGAGTCGTCCGCCGACGCCGTTTGTGCGCGAGCAGCGTCTCCGTGAAGCAGACTGGTTGCTGCGACGCTATGGCTTCGAGCAGCAGGAACTCCCGTATGATCCTGATGGCAACCTGCCGTTACACCTCGACCCGAAACTGGCGTGGGCGCTGGCGCATCCGGAACGCTTCCCGGTCGAACTGAACCGTGCCGACCGGGACGAACTTCTGCGCGTACCGGGGTTGGGTCCGGTAAGCGTGGCGCGCATTCTCCGCCTGCGCCGCGAAGGGCGTTTCCGCTATCCGGATCATCTTGCAGCGCTGGGTGGGGCGCTCGCGCGCGCGCGTGACTTTATTACGCTCGATGGGCGCTTTTTCGGACGCAATGAACGTGATCGCCTGCGACACTATGCGCGCCGGTCGCCGATCGCCGAACAGTTAACGCTGTGGTAG
- the ggt gene encoding gamma-glutamyltransferase, translating into MSHLNLPPITGERFRSRRSVVMTSRGVVATSQPLAAQAGLRMLLAGGSAADAVIAAAAVLNVVEPMSTGIGGDAFALVYDAQTRTVRALNGSGRAPAALSRELFVERGLTSIPLTGMLPVTVPGAVDAWVELLSAYGRLPLAQVLAPAIEYADYGFPVSEIIARSWTLAEPKLAAHPDTARTYLPQGRAPRAGELFRQPGLARSLRLIAEGGRDAFYRGAIAAAIAATSARDGGVLTLEDLAAHHSTWDTPISVTYRGYTVYECPPNGQGITALMALNILEGFDLSAYTPASPEALHLQIEALRLAFADAAAYVADPAHAHVPTTWLLSGVYAAERRAQIDPQRALPHVHASTLPGGHDTVYVTAVDADGNAVSFINSLYMGFGSGVVAGDTGICLQNRGAGFVLDPQHPNCVVPGKRPYHTIIPCMVTCGDRLWASFGVMGGFMQPQGHVQMLVNMIDFGMNPQEALDAPRFELIDPYLNQDAVALEHDQAVAEALRECGHSIVDRQGMFGFGGGQIIVVDEAGVRHAGSDPRKDGCAVAY; encoded by the coding sequence GTGTCTCATCTCAATCTCCCTCCCATCACCGGCGAACGCTTTCGCTCGCGTCGTTCAGTCGTGATGACCAGCCGGGGCGTGGTAGCAACCAGTCAACCGCTGGCAGCGCAGGCAGGGTTGAGAATGCTGCTTGCAGGCGGAAGCGCAGCCGACGCGGTCATTGCCGCTGCTGCGGTGCTCAACGTCGTCGAGCCGATGAGCACCGGCATCGGCGGCGATGCGTTCGCGCTGGTGTACGATGCGCAGACCCGCACCGTGCGGGCATTGAACGGCAGCGGGCGAGCGCCTGCGGCGTTGTCGCGTGAACTCTTTGTTGAGCGTGGATTGACCAGCATTCCGTTGACCGGTATGCTGCCTGTGACCGTCCCCGGTGCGGTGGATGCGTGGGTTGAACTGTTATCGGCATATGGACGGTTGCCGCTGGCGCAGGTTCTCGCGCCAGCTATCGAGTATGCCGACTATGGATTCCCTGTAAGCGAGATCATTGCGCGCAGCTGGACACTGGCAGAACCAAAACTGGCTGCTCACCCCGACACGGCGCGCACCTACCTGCCGCAGGGTCGCGCACCGCGTGCCGGTGAACTGTTCCGCCAGCCAGGACTGGCACGCTCGTTGCGGTTGATTGCTGAAGGTGGGCGCGACGCCTTTTACCGCGGCGCCATTGCCGCCGCAATCGCTGCAACCAGCGCCCGCGATGGCGGCGTGTTGACCCTGGAAGACCTGGCGGCGCATCACTCGACATGGGACACGCCGATCAGTGTGACATATCGCGGTTACACCGTCTATGAGTGTCCGCCGAATGGTCAGGGCATCACTGCGCTAATGGCGCTGAATATCCTCGAAGGGTTCGACCTGTCAGCATATACGCCAGCTTCGCCAGAAGCGTTGCATCTCCAGATCGAAGCGTTACGCCTGGCATTTGCTGATGCAGCGGCATATGTCGCCGATCCGGCGCATGCGCATGTGCCGACCACGTGGTTGCTTTCCGGCGTCTATGCCGCCGAACGCCGCGCACAGATCGATCCGCAGCGCGCTCTGCCTCATGTTCATGCCAGCACGCTCCCCGGCGGGCACGATACCGTCTATGTTACGGCGGTCGATGCCGATGGCAACGCGGTCTCGTTCATCAACAGCCTCTACATGGGCTTCGGCTCCGGGGTGGTGGCGGGAGACACCGGCATCTGCCTGCAGAATCGCGGCGCCGGGTTTGTGCTCGATCCGCAGCATCCCAACTGTGTCGTTCCTGGCAAACGACCGTACCATACGATTATTCCGTGCATGGTGACGTGCGGTGACCGGCTGTGGGCGAGTTTTGGCGTGATGGGCGGTTTCATGCAACCCCAGGGGCATGTGCAGATGCTGGTGAACATGATCGACTTCGGGATGAATCCGCAGGAGGCGCTTGATGCGCCGCGCTTTGAGTTGATCGATCCCTATCTCAACCAGGATGCCGTCGCGCTGGAGCACGACCAGGCAGTAGCGGAAGCGCTCCGGGAGTGTGGGCACTCCATTGTAGATCGTCAGGGCATGTTCGGCTTTGGCGGCGGGCAGATTATTGTTGTCGATGAAGCCGGAGTGCGCCATGCCGGTTCTGATCCGCGCAAAGACGGATGCGCGGTTGCTTACTGA
- a CDS encoding amidohydrolase family protein, translated as MNDAIIDAHLHLWDPTRFRIPWLDGNDLLNRVYDLRVFQEHTAGLNITAMVYVQVDVAPAYALLEARHIAQIAADEPRLQGIVAWAPLDDGACARSFLDALVEISPLIKGVRRILQGEPDPAHCLRPSFVHGVEMLAEYGLSFDICIYHYQLPAVIELVRACPDVSFVLDHLAKPDIRSGTLDPWRLHMETLARLPNVACKISGVATEADHQRWTVDDLAPYIRHALEVFGEDRVLFGGDWPVALLATSYRRWVETLATLTADLTPEAQRKLWVENARRIYRLSP; from the coding sequence ATGAACGATGCCATCATCGATGCACACCTCCATTTGTGGGATCCGACACGGTTTCGCATCCCCTGGCTTGATGGCAATGATCTGCTCAATCGGGTGTACGACCTGCGCGTGTTCCAGGAACATACGGCAGGTCTGAACATCACGGCAATGGTGTATGTGCAGGTGGATGTCGCCCCTGCATATGCACTGCTGGAGGCGCGGCATATTGCGCAGATAGCGGCAGACGAGCCGCGCCTTCAGGGTATTGTGGCATGGGCGCCGCTCGACGATGGCGCCTGTGCACGCTCGTTCCTCGATGCACTGGTTGAGATCAGTCCGTTGATCAAGGGGGTGCGGCGTATTCTGCAGGGTGAGCCAGACCCTGCACACTGCCTGCGTCCTTCATTCGTGCATGGCGTTGAGATGCTGGCAGAGTACGGCTTGTCGTTCGATATCTGCATCTATCATTATCAGTTGCCAGCGGTCATTGAACTGGTGCGCGCCTGCCCGGATGTCAGTTTCGTTCTCGACCATCTGGCGAAACCGGATATTCGCAGTGGCACGCTCGATCCGTGGCGTTTGCATATGGAGACGCTAGCGCGTTTACCGAATGTGGCGTGCAAAATCAGCGGCGTGGCAACCGAAGCAGACCATCAACGCTGGACGGTCGATGACCTGGCGCCCTACATCCGTCACGCACTCGAGGTATTCGGCGAAGATCGCGTGTTGTTCGGCGGCGACTGGCCCGTGGCGCTCCTGGCAACCAGTTATCGCCGCTGGGTCGAAACCCTGGCGACGCTTACGGCGGATCTGACGCCGGAGGCGCAGCGCAAACTTTGGGTCGAGAACGCTCGTCGCATCTACCGTTTGTCCCCGTAG
- a CDS encoding phosphotransferase — MWAHLNLHLDPEDPAYSDPLRRVMARLGDYAALIVEPLKARLIDATLVRATNQRIEVRLTTATRHLLLVIAPEADLAHEVFFLRSLAAYDLPAPRLIAYDLSCVNVPFTYAIETYPGSLTLDRINDATLMRIAGRQTGRMLRRVHRIEAPGYGAPTPTGRWSARTWREALAGWLEQRSFDDRAEAVLGADITSALRAATLDHPTLACTQPRVLHGAVEPARIVVTVGESVQLEGLVQPAQPVGGDPLFDLAYALASRQSAAFRRGVMEGYEMAGTLTAEQHTRIDRLRLLIDVAQALEEGDPAVLAGLPAAVMARLEALGEGIVNRATVSQ; from the coding sequence ATGTGGGCGCATCTGAATCTCCATCTCGATCCGGAAGATCCGGCATATTCCGACCCTTTGCGTCGTGTTATGGCGCGTCTGGGTGATTATGCCGCCTTGATCGTTGAACCGCTCAAGGCGCGCCTGATCGATGCAACCCTCGTGCGTGCCACGAACCAGCGCATCGAGGTGCGCCTGACGACTGCGACCCGTCATCTGCTGCTGGTCATTGCGCCTGAAGCAGATCTGGCGCACGAGGTCTTTTTCCTGCGCTCACTGGCAGCATACGACCTGCCGGCGCCGCGTCTGATTGCGTATGATCTGAGTTGCGTGAACGTTCCTTTTACCTATGCGATCGAAACCTATCCCGGCAGTCTGACGCTTGATCGTATCAACGATGCAACGCTTATGCGCATCGCCGGGCGACAGACTGGACGAATGCTTCGGCGGGTGCATCGTATCGAGGCACCCGGCTATGGCGCGCCAACACCAACCGGTCGCTGGTCGGCGCGAACGTGGCGCGAAGCGCTGGCAGGCTGGCTTGAGCAACGCAGTTTCGATGACCGGGCAGAAGCGGTGCTGGGCGCCGATATCACCTCTGCTCTTCGGGCTGCCACGCTCGATCATCCCACCCTTGCCTGCACCCAACCACGTGTTCTGCATGGCGCCGTCGAGCCTGCGCGCATCGTTGTCACCGTGGGCGAATCGGTGCAACTCGAAGGTCTGGTTCAACCTGCTCAACCAGTAGGCGGCGATCCCCTGTTCGATCTGGCATATGCCCTCGCTTCGCGTCAGTCGGCTGCGTTTCGGCGGGGAGTTATGGAAGGGTATGAAATGGCGGGAACGCTGACCGCAGAACAGCATACGCGGATTGATCGTTTGCGTCTGCTGATCGATGTGGCGCAGGCGCTCGAGGAGGGCGATCCGGCAGTGCTTGCCGGTCTTCCTGCTGCGGTTATGGCGCGTCTGGAGGCGCTGGGTGAGGGTATTGTGAACAGAGCGACGGTCAGTCAATGA
- a CDS encoding glycoside hydrolase family 57 protein: protein MTTSFTGGLALILVGHMPYLRAAGRRPDGEDPLHEMIAFSIVPVMNVLYDLRESGMRPAVSLAYSPILLEQLADIVVQKHFVVWMERWLARCEAALRRWQRQRQGHHAYLARFYLDWGQGILRSFTERYGRNLVAALRELCADGTVEPLGGAATHAYLPLLAHEESVRAQLGAGTLTITRLLGRRPRGIWLPECGFRVGVEHALRFNGARYFIIDPASVASGASVTHLRPRWVASRRLIVFLRAVDASLQIVSPGIGYVGDPLYLATRRERSTHLPIWRNGMGDAIIEPYDPYHAFRRAQEHAVHFVEWVTAELHEFASRHDRPGIVVVPLDADVLGRRWFEGPAWLRALFETVLERQPFALTTPSPYLRAFRPRQTVVLRDGSWGPEGDHSAWSTPASDRLRAAVAEAENLVVEVVRRFPDAHGDRERALNQAVRELMLAQSSDWLLLTGRNDPGEAYRAWMHLTRCWHMCELAERDMLDDADQSTLATIEEIDNPFAYLNYRVLTAETA, encoded by the coding sequence ATGACGACATCGTTTACAGGCGGTCTGGCGCTCATTCTCGTCGGGCATATGCCATACCTGCGTGCAGCCGGTCGCCGTCCCGACGGCGAAGACCCGCTGCACGAGATGATTGCGTTTTCGATCGTGCCGGTGATGAATGTGTTGTACGATCTGCGCGAAAGCGGTATGCGCCCCGCTGTCTCGCTGGCATATTCGCCGATCTTGCTCGAACAACTGGCAGATATTGTTGTCCAGAAGCATTTCGTGGTCTGGATGGAGCGCTGGCTGGCACGGTGTGAAGCGGCGCTGCGACGCTGGCAGCGTCAGCGACAGGGACATCATGCGTACCTGGCGCGCTTCTATCTTGATTGGGGACAGGGCATCCTCCGCAGTTTTACTGAGCGCTACGGGCGCAACCTGGTGGCAGCGCTGCGCGAACTGTGTGCGGATGGAACCGTCGAGCCATTGGGAGGCGCCGCAACGCATGCCTATCTGCCACTGCTTGCACACGAGGAGTCGGTGCGGGCGCAACTCGGCGCGGGCACACTCACAATCACGCGATTGCTCGGTCGTCGTCCACGCGGCATCTGGTTGCCGGAATGCGGATTTCGGGTTGGAGTGGAACACGCACTGCGTTTCAACGGTGCGCGCTACTTTATCATCGATCCGGCGAGCGTGGCATCCGGTGCTTCCGTGACGCACCTGCGTCCCCGCTGGGTTGCTTCCCGCCGTCTGATCGTCTTCCTGCGCGCAGTCGATGCATCACTCCAGATCGTTTCACCCGGCATCGGGTATGTCGGCGATCCGCTCTACCTGGCAACCCGACGCGAGCGCTCCACCCATCTGCCGATCTGGCGCAACGGCATGGGGGATGCCATCATCGAGCCTTATGATCCGTATCACGCCTTTCGGCGTGCACAGGAGCATGCCGTCCATTTCGTCGAATGGGTGACAGCGGAACTGCATGAGTTTGCATCCCGTCACGATCGCCCCGGCATTGTCGTCGTGCCGCTCGACGCCGATGTGCTTGGGCGACGGTGGTTTGAGGGACCCGCCTGGTTGCGCGCATTGTTCGAGACGGTGCTTGAACGACAGCCATTTGCATTGACAACCCCTTCACCATACCTGCGCGCGTTTCGTCCGCGTCAGACTGTCGTGTTGCGGGATGGATCGTGGGGACCTGAAGGCGATCACTCAGCCTGGAGCACTCCGGCAAGTGACCGCCTTCGTGCTGCTGTCGCTGAGGCGGAGAATCTGGTGGTCGAAGTTGTGCGTCGCTTTCCTGATGCCCATGGTGATAGGGAACGCGCGCTCAACCAGGCTGTGCGCGAATTGATGCTGGCGCAGTCGAGCGACTGGTTGCTGTTAACTGGACGAAACGATCCCGGCGAAGCGTACCGTGCGTGGATGCACCTGACGCGATGCTGGCACATGTGCGAACTGGCGGAGCGCGATATGCTCGATGACGCCGATCAGTCGACACTGGCTACAATCGAAGAGATTGATAACCCGTTTGCGTATCTGAACTACCGTGTGTTGACGGCGGAAACCGCCTGA
- a CDS encoding rhodanese-like domain-containing protein, with the protein MFNFFRAQPKQDEITPVEVQQRLAQGERLYLLDVREREEYAEAHIPDSVLIPLGQLSRKLSSIPKDATIIAICRSGNRSGVAADLLRRAGYSNVLNLRGGIIAWARAGLPLVM; encoded by the coding sequence ATGTTCAACTTTTTTCGAGCGCAGCCCAAACAGGACGAAATCACCCCGGTCGAGGTGCAGCAGCGTCTCGCGCAGGGGGAACGACTCTACCTGCTCGATGTGCGTGAACGGGAAGAGTACGCCGAAGCGCACATTCCCGACAGTGTGCTCATTCCGTTGGGGCAACTATCGCGCAAACTGAGCAGCATTCCCAAAGATGCGACGATCATCGCTATCTGTCGCTCCGGCAATCGCAGCGGCGTCGCCGCCGATCTGCTGCGCCGCGCCGGATATAGCAATGTGCTCAACCTGCGCGGCGGGATCATTGCATGGGCGCGGGCGGGACTGCCGCTGGTTATGTGA
- a CDS encoding sensor histidine kinase — translation MIRRLWFQLVLAFALVTIVSVLTAALVVNMRAGDEFRTFVAQNQVQQLDLIPRLAEYYAAHQDWSGVETVFASIRGMGPGGMGPGGPGMMRGPLALILTDADGRIVYRSTTANMTQGSLGSAELRRAMPVMVQGAPVGYLVAQLQRDTALSSAAHLFLDQFNQALIQAGLIAGALGLISGIIVARRLAAPLNRLAYVAQRLAEGDLTQRAPVAGPSEVASVAEAFNTMAASLEQAEQARRRLIADIAHELRTPLSVIQGNLRALLDDVFPLEKKEIATIYDETLLLSRLVADLRELTLAEAGQLHLYRTPVDVTAIIARSVTLFAAHADEKRVTLQMDCAPDLPPVLADADRIAQVLNNLLSNALRHTPADGIVRIVASHAQQAGCATSDTDMICTRVIDTGPGIPADDLPHVFDRFWRADRGRARAQGGAGLGLAIARQLVLAHGGAIGVESEPGKGACFWFTLPVARAPVTSTPLDASYSW, via the coding sequence ATGATCCGGCGTCTCTGGTTCCAACTCGTTCTGGCATTTGCGCTTGTGACGATCGTGAGCGTGCTGACGGCAGCGCTCGTGGTGAATATGCGCGCCGGTGATGAGTTTCGCACGTTCGTGGCGCAGAACCAGGTGCAGCAACTCGACCTGATACCGCGTCTTGCCGAATATTATGCGGCTCATCAAGACTGGAGCGGCGTCGAAACCGTGTTTGCCAGCATTCGCGGGATGGGACCGGGTGGGATGGGACCGGGGGGACCGGGGATGATGCGCGGACCGCTTGCGTTGATCCTTACCGATGCTGATGGCCGGATTGTCTATCGCAGCACCACGGCGAACATGACGCAGGGTAGCCTCGGCAGCGCCGAATTGCGCCGCGCCATGCCGGTGATGGTTCAGGGTGCACCAGTTGGATATCTGGTAGCGCAACTTCAACGCGACACTGCACTTTCATCCGCTGCTCACCTCTTCCTCGATCAGTTCAATCAGGCATTGATCCAGGCAGGTTTGATTGCAGGAGCGCTTGGGTTGATTTCCGGGATCATCGTGGCACGCAGGCTGGCTGCGCCGCTCAATCGCCTGGCATATGTTGCGCAACGCCTGGCTGAAGGGGATCTGACCCAACGCGCACCGGTCGCAGGACCGTCAGAGGTTGCCAGCGTCGCCGAAGCGTTCAACACGATGGCGGCCAGCCTTGAGCAGGCGGAACAGGCGCGTCGTCGGTTGATTGCCGACATTGCGCACGAACTACGGACACCGCTCAGTGTTATCCAGGGGAATCTGCGCGCTCTGCTCGATGATGTCTTTCCGCTCGAAAAAAAAGAAATTGCGACCATTTACGATGAAACGCTGTTGCTCAGTCGCCTGGTTGCCGATCTGCGTGAACTGACGCTGGCTGAAGCCGGGCAGCTGCACCTGTATCGAACACCGGTCGATGTGACTGCGATCATCGCCCGGAGTGTGACGCTGTTCGCTGCGCATGCCGATGAAAAACGGGTGACGCTTCAGATGGACTGTGCGCCGGACCTGCCGCCTGTTCTGGCTGATGCTGACCGGATTGCCCAGGTGCTCAACAATCTCCTGTCGAACGCGCTGCGCCACACGCCCGCCGATGGCATCGTTCGCATCGTCGCTTCACACGCACAGCAGGCAGGCTGCGCCACGTCGGATACTGATATGATCTGCACTCGCGTGATCGATACCGGTCCCGGCATTCCTGCCGACGACCTGCCGCATGTGTTCGACCGGTTCTGGCGCGCTGACCGCGGACGCGCGCGGGCGCAGGGCGGCGCAGGACTGGGACTGGCAATCGCGCGGCAACTTGTGCTGGCGCACGGGGGCGCAATCGGTGTCGAAAGCGAACCGGGCAAAGGGGCTTGCTTCTGGTTCACCCTCCCGGTGGCGCGGGCGCCTGTAACCTCGACGCCGCTCGATGCATCATATTCCTGGTGA
- a CDS encoding response regulator transcription factor, with translation MPQRILVVDDDRQIVRLVSAYLEHAGFQTLTAYDGAAALRLARTERPDLMVLDLMLPDVDGADLTRTIRADPHLASMPIIMLTARVDDTDRIVGLELGADDYITKPFNPREVVARVRAVLRRTGGGSPVPPVILEAGRLRLDLDRHEARVADRTINLTPTEFELLRILLSHPGHAFTRRELIEQGPGYDYEGMERTIDSHIKNLRRKLDAAGAGVRIETVYGVGYRLAVVV, from the coding sequence ATGCCTCAGCGTATTCTGGTCGTTGATGACGACCGTCAGATCGTGCGATTGGTCAGCGCCTATCTGGAGCATGCCGGATTTCAGACCCTGACCGCGTATGATGGCGCGGCGGCGCTCCGCCTGGCGCGCACCGAGCGCCCCGATCTGATGGTGCTCGATCTCATGCTGCCGGATGTTGATGGCGCCGATCTGACCCGCACGATCCGCGCCGATCCCCACCTTGCCTCCATGCCGATTATTATGCTGACAGCGCGGGTCGATGATACTGACCGGATTGTTGGTCTCGAACTCGGCGCCGATGATTACATCACCAAACCGTTCAACCCGCGCGAGGTGGTGGCGCGGGTGCGGGCTGTTCTGCGACGCACCGGCGGCGGATCACCGGTGCCGCCGGTCATCCTCGAAGCCGGACGATTACGTCTCGACCTCGACCGGCACGAAGCACGGGTGGCGGATCGGACGATCAACCTGACACCGACCGAATTCGAGCTGCTGCGCATCTTGTTGAGTCATCCGGGGCATGCGTTCACACGGCGAGAACTGATCGAACAGGGTCCCGGATACGATTATGAAGGCATGGAACGCACTATTGACAGTCATATCAAAAACCTGCGCCGGAAACTCGATGCCGCCGGTGCTGGCGTCAGGATCGAGACCGTCTACGGCGTGGGGTATCGTCTGGCGGTGGTTGTATGA